From a region of the Agrobacterium tumefaciens genome:
- a CDS encoding Do family serine endopeptidase — protein sequence MSNSQNGRPSLKNFLKATTVGGLAALMLSTGVAAPIAQSFAAPVEVNAPQVPSFANVVDAVSPAVVSVRVQSNVQPASDDSNSFSFNFGGRGLDQLPDDHPLKRFFKEFGGPNMDRGDRGDRGPNRHRDGKGPLRPVAQGSGFFISEDGYVVTNNHVVDDGSAYTVVMNDGTELDAKLVGRDPRTDLALLKVDVNRKFTYVRFADDSKVRVGDWVVAVGNPFGLGGTVTSGIISARGRDIGSGPYDDYLQIDAAVNRGNSGGPAFNLNGEVVGINTAIFSPSGGNVGIAFAIPASVAKDVIADLQKDGKVERGWLGVQIQPVSKDIAESLGLSEASGALVVSPQAGSPGDKAGIKQGDIITAVNGDPVKDARDLSRRIGGMAPNSKIEVSLWRDGKSQSVTVTLGDLASDDASKATPTQNDDNGSQPSSEKALSSLGLTVAPSDDGNGLAITDVDPDSDAAARGLKTGEKITSVNNQQVASAADVEKILEQAKKDGRSKALFQIQTENGSRFIALDIDQG from the coding sequence ATGTCTAACTCGCAAAACGGACGTCCCTCGCTGAAGAATTTTCTGAAGGCAACGACCGTTGGCGGTCTTGCCGCGCTGATGCTCTCGACCGGTGTTGCTGCGCCAATCGCACAATCCTTCGCTGCTCCGGTTGAAGTCAACGCTCCGCAGGTTCCGAGCTTCGCCAACGTCGTCGATGCTGTTTCGCCTGCCGTTGTTTCTGTTCGCGTGCAGTCGAATGTCCAGCCTGCCTCCGATGACAGCAACAGCTTTTCCTTTAACTTCGGTGGACGCGGTCTTGACCAGCTTCCCGATGACCATCCGCTGAAGCGCTTCTTCAAGGAGTTCGGCGGCCCTAACATGGACCGTGGCGACCGCGGTGATCGTGGCCCGAACCGCCACCGTGATGGCAAGGGTCCGCTGCGTCCTGTTGCACAGGGCTCCGGCTTCTTCATCTCTGAAGACGGTTACGTGGTTACCAACAACCACGTCGTCGATGACGGTTCCGCTTATACGGTTGTCATGAACGACGGCACCGAACTCGATGCCAAGCTGGTTGGTCGCGATCCGCGCACCGATCTGGCTCTGCTCAAGGTCGATGTGAACCGCAAGTTCACCTATGTCCGCTTTGCCGATGACAGCAAGGTTCGTGTCGGTGACTGGGTTGTTGCAGTCGGTAACCCGTTCGGCCTCGGCGGTACTGTTACCTCGGGTATCATTTCTGCCCGTGGCCGCGACATCGGCTCCGGTCCTTACGACGATTACCTCCAGATTGATGCTGCTGTGAACCGTGGTAACTCTGGTGGTCCAGCCTTCAACCTCAACGGCGAAGTGGTCGGTATCAACACCGCGATCTTCTCTCCGTCGGGTGGTAACGTCGGTATCGCGTTTGCTATCCCGGCCTCCGTCGCCAAGGACGTGATTGCCGATCTTCAGAAGGACGGCAAGGTTGAGCGTGGTTGGCTCGGCGTGCAGATCCAGCCGGTAAGCAAGGATATTGCTGAATCGCTGGGTCTGTCTGAAGCAAGCGGTGCTCTGGTCGTTTCTCCGCAGGCCGGTTCTCCGGGCGACAAGGCCGGTATCAAGCAGGGTGACATCATCACCGCCGTTAACGGCGATCCGGTGAAGGATGCACGCGATCTCTCGCGTCGTATCGGTGGCATGGCGCCGAACAGCAAGATTGAAGTCTCGCTGTGGCGTGACGGCAAGTCTCAGTCGGTAACCGTGACGCTTGGCGATCTGGCAAGCGACGATGCCTCCAAGGCAACGCCGACCCAGAATGACGACAACGGCAGCCAGCCTTCCAGCGAAAAGGCTCTCTCCAGCCTCGGCCTGACGGTTGCGCCTTCCGATGACGGCAATGGCCTTGCCATCACCGATGTCGATCCTGATAGCGATGCCGCCGCTCGTGGCCTGAAGACGGGTGAAAAGATCACCTCGGTCAACAACCAGCAGGTTGCGTCCGCAGCCGATGTCGAGAAGATCCTCGAACAGGCCAAGAAGGACGGTCGTTCCAAGGCGCTGTTCCAGATCCAGACGGAAAATGGCAGCCGCTTCATCGCTCTCGATATCGATCAGGGCTGA
- the ccmI gene encoding c-type cytochrome biogenesis protein CcmI — MFWIVVAILTAAVAIALMYPLMRKTEVAESRRDGEVAVYRDQLAELERERQAGLIGDTQAEYARAEIGRRLLAAADAEETASSVRPSRHNLAVSFITVLLPALGLCLYIWQGSPDAPDLPLEARLENPGNDMNLLIAKVERHLAQNPADGGGWDVLAPIYFKTQRLGDAEMAYRNAIRLLGENPERLTGLGETLVAMNDGIVIEAARSSFEDAERQRPGNPRARFYLALSLEQAGKMPEAQAAFTALAKDAPAGAPWLPLVREHIARTGGAGTGGGAQPGPTAEDVAAAKDMAPADRQAMIEGMVESLEAKMRDNPADFEGWMRLVRAYAVLKNGDRANEALKSGLAAFPPQGEQGKQLLALARELGISTDGLVPQEGATQ, encoded by the coding sequence ATGTTCTGGATTGTCGTTGCAATATTGACGGCGGCTGTCGCCATCGCCCTGATGTATCCGCTGATGCGGAAGACCGAGGTAGCTGAAAGCCGCCGCGACGGAGAGGTTGCCGTTTACCGCGATCAGCTCGCAGAGCTTGAGCGCGAGCGTCAGGCGGGCCTGATCGGTGACACGCAGGCTGAATATGCGCGCGCCGAAATCGGTCGTCGCCTGCTGGCCGCAGCCGATGCCGAGGAGACCGCGAGCTCCGTTCGCCCAAGCCGTCACAATCTGGCCGTCTCCTTCATAACAGTCCTGCTTCCAGCACTCGGTCTCTGTCTTTACATTTGGCAGGGAAGTCCGGATGCCCCGGACTTGCCGCTCGAAGCACGTCTTGAAAACCCCGGCAACGACATGAACCTGTTGATTGCCAAGGTTGAGAGACATCTGGCGCAGAATCCGGCGGATGGCGGTGGATGGGATGTGCTTGCACCGATCTACTTCAAGACCCAGCGTCTGGGTGACGCCGAAATGGCTTACCGCAATGCCATCCGTCTGCTGGGAGAAAATCCCGAACGCCTGACCGGTCTCGGCGAGACGCTGGTCGCAATGAATGACGGCATTGTCATCGAGGCTGCCCGGTCGTCCTTCGAGGATGCCGAGCGTCAGAGACCCGGTAATCCGCGGGCACGTTTCTATCTGGCGCTGTCTCTGGAGCAGGCTGGCAAGATGCCGGAAGCGCAGGCGGCGTTCACCGCACTTGCCAAGGATGCGCCGGCCGGTGCGCCGTGGCTGCCGCTTGTGCGTGAGCATATTGCCCGCACGGGCGGAGCCGGTACTGGTGGCGGAGCGCAGCCTGGACCAACGGCTGAAGATGTTGCCGCGGCAAAAGACATGGCGCCCGCCGACCGGCAGGCGATGATAGAGGGGATGGTCGAAAGCCTTGAGGCCAAGATGCGCGACAATCCTGCCGACTTTGAGGGATGGATGCGCCTGGTTCGGGCCTATGCCGTTCTGAAAAACGGCGACAGGGCGAATGAGGCGCTGAAGTCAGGTCTTGCCGCGTTCCCGCCGCAGGGTGAACAGGGCAAACAGCTTCTGGCGCTCGCCAGGGAACTCGGAATTTCCACTGACGGACTTGTGCCGCAGGAGGGGGCAACACAATGA
- the ccmE gene encoding cytochrome c maturation protein CcmE, with protein MTRKQKRLAIIGGGVSFIMMAVLLVMFAFGQSIAYFYMPADLEKTPVNPGTRIRLGGLVAEGSVKRGEGRTVSFTVTDGSAAVPVTYTGILPDLFREGQGVVTEGTFDAATHGFVADSVLAKHDENYMPKEVADRLKDKGLWQHTEGDGASTDKTGATQ; from the coding sequence ATGACCCGCAAACAGAAACGGCTTGCAATCATCGGCGGCGGCGTGAGCTTCATCATGATGGCGGTGCTGCTCGTCATGTTCGCCTTCGGCCAGTCGATCGCCTATTTCTACATGCCGGCCGATCTGGAGAAAACACCGGTCAATCCTGGCACACGCATTCGTCTGGGTGGACTGGTTGCGGAAGGCTCGGTCAAGCGTGGCGAGGGCAGGACTGTAAGCTTCACCGTCACCGACGGATCGGCCGCCGTGCCGGTGACCTATACCGGCATTCTGCCGGACCTATTCCGCGAGGGGCAGGGTGTGGTGACGGAAGGCACGTTTGATGCCGCGACACACGGTTTCGTTGCCGATAGCGTGCTGGCCAAGCACGACGAGAACTACATGCCGAAGGAAGTCGCGGACCGCCTGAAAGACAAGGGCCTGTGGCAGCACACCGAAGGCGACGGGGCTTCGACGGACAAGACCGGAGCGACGCAATGA
- a CDS encoding heme lyase CcmF/NrfE family subunit has product MINEIGHYALVLALGVGLIVSILPVIGARRNDRALMDIASLGSVVMFLLVSLSFAALTRAYAVSDFSVRNVWENSHSLMPMLYKLTGVWGNHEGSMLLWLLILVFFSALVSVFGRNLPETLKANVLSVQAWIAVAFLLFILLTSNPFLRLDPAPAEGQDLNPILQDFGLAIHPPLLYLGYVGFSVCFSFAVAALIEGRIDAAWARWVRPWTLAAWTFLTAGIAMGSYWAYYELGWGGWWFWDPVENASFMPWLAGTALLHSALVMEKREALKIWTVLLAIMTFSLSLLGTFLVRSGVLTSVHAFATDPSRGIFILCILMIFIGGAFALFAWRAPELKAGGLFAPISREGALVLNNLILTVATATVLIGTLYPLILETLTGEKISVGAPFFNLTFGLLMVPILIVTPFGPLLAWKRGDLLGAFQRLYVVAGLAALAGLTLWYVENGGPVLAALGIAAGFWLVLGALADLWYRANFGKLAFSIAFRRLKGLPRSAFGTALAHMGLGITVLGIVIVTTFETETVLEMKQGMTAEAGGYSLTFDGIRHAVGPNFTEDRGHFTVRKAGVEVGDVWSSKRLYTARRMPTTEAGILTFGLSQLYVSLGDPMEDGGIVVRIWWKPFILCIWGGTLFMMLGGFVSLSDRRLRVGAPNRKAKPVNAPTLEAAE; this is encoded by the coding sequence ATGATCAACGAGATCGGTCACTATGCACTCGTTCTGGCGCTCGGCGTCGGTTTGATCGTCTCGATCCTGCCGGTCATCGGTGCCCGCCGCAACGACCGGGCGCTGATGGACATCGCATCGCTCGGCTCGGTGGTGATGTTTCTTCTGGTATCGTTGTCCTTCGCGGCTCTGACGCGCGCTTATGCTGTTTCGGATTTCTCCGTCCGCAACGTCTGGGAAAATTCCCATTCGCTGATGCCGATGCTCTACAAGCTGACAGGCGTGTGGGGAAATCACGAGGGGTCCATGCTGCTGTGGCTGCTGATCCTCGTATTCTTCAGTGCGCTCGTTTCCGTATTCGGGCGTAACCTGCCGGAGACGCTGAAAGCCAATGTCCTTTCCGTCCAGGCATGGATCGCCGTCGCGTTCCTGCTCTTCATTCTGCTGACGTCCAATCCCTTCCTGCGCCTTGATCCGGCGCCCGCCGAGGGACAGGATCTCAACCCGATCCTCCAGGATTTCGGTCTCGCCATTCATCCGCCACTGCTCTATCTCGGCTATGTCGGGTTTTCGGTCTGTTTCTCCTTTGCTGTTGCAGCGCTTATCGAAGGCCGGATTGATGCCGCATGGGCACGTTGGGTCAGGCCCTGGACGCTGGCAGCCTGGACGTTCCTGACGGCCGGTATCGCCATGGGGTCTTACTGGGCCTATTACGAGCTCGGTTGGGGTGGTTGGTGGTTCTGGGACCCGGTTGAAAACGCATCCTTCATGCCGTGGCTTGCCGGAACGGCTTTGTTGCATTCGGCTCTGGTCATGGAAAAGCGCGAGGCGCTGAAAATCTGGACAGTGCTGTTGGCGATCATGACGTTTTCGCTGTCGCTGCTCGGGACGTTCCTCGTTCGCTCCGGTGTTCTGACCTCGGTACACGCCTTCGCGACCGATCCAAGCCGTGGCATCTTCATCCTCTGTATCTTGATGATCTTCATCGGCGGTGCCTTTGCCCTGTTTGCCTGGCGGGCACCGGAGTTGAAGGCAGGCGGGTTGTTTGCGCCAATCTCGCGTGAAGGCGCGCTCGTTCTCAATAACCTGATCCTGACCGTTGCAACGGCGACCGTGTTGATCGGTACGCTCTATCCGCTGATCCTCGAAACATTGACGGGAGAGAAAATCTCCGTCGGCGCGCCGTTCTTCAATCTGACTTTCGGCCTGTTGATGGTGCCGATCCTGATCGTGACCCCGTTCGGTCCGCTGCTCGCCTGGAAACGCGGCGACCTGCTTGGAGCATTTCAGCGCCTTTATGTGGTTGCAGGGCTTGCCGCACTTGCCGGTCTGACGCTGTGGTACGTCGAAAACGGCGGCCCGGTTCTGGCAGCGCTTGGCATCGCTGCCGGTTTCTGGCTGGTGTTGGGCGCATTGGCTGATCTCTGGTATCGCGCCAATTTCGGCAAGCTCGCCTTCTCCATCGCTTTTCGACGTCTGAAGGGTCTGCCGCGTTCGGCCTTTGGAACAGCACTTGCTCATATGGGGCTCGGCATCACGGTGCTTGGCATCGTGATCGTCACCACCTTCGAAACCGAAACCGTGCTCGAAATGAAGCAGGGCATGACTGCTGAAGCTGGTGGCTACAGCCTGACCTTCGACGGCATACGCCATGCGGTCGGTCCAAACTTCACCGAGGATCGCGGTCATTTCACCGTTCGCAAGGCGGGCGTTGAAGTCGGCGATGTCTGGTCATCGAAGCGTCTCTATACCGCAAGACGCATGCCGACCACCGAAGCGGGTATCCTGACCTTCGGTTTGAGCCAGCTTTACGTGTCGCTCGGCGATCCCATGGAAGATGGCGGTATCGTCGTGCGTATCTGGTGGAAGCCTTTCATTCTCTGCATCTGGGGTGGAACGCTGTTCATGATGTTGGGCGGTTTCGTTTCGTTGTCCGACAGACGGTTGCGCGTCGGTGCGCCAAACCGCAAGGCAAAGCCGGTTAACGCGCCGACGCTGGAGGCTGCGGAATGA
- a CDS encoding HAMP domain-containing histidine kinase codes for MRSNSLTARVLLLASLWSVLALVVIAVVISTLYRQGVERSFTDLLRAQLYNVINSITISNENTLAGSPQLGDLRFSQPDTGWYWVVEPLGNFQTAPLVSSSLGVASLPVPGILDVPFDNRYERFYAVTDEAGNRVQVAETEVVLDGEGRAARFRVSGNLNVVEDDVRDFSNSLYLALAVFGVGSLVVNGLAILYSLRPLDQARVALGKIRGGEAESLEGEFPREIQPLANEVNALIDSNRRIVERARMQVGNLAHSLKTPIAVLLNEARTLEPQHGDLVRAQADAMQAQVQSYLSRARIAAQRGSILARAEAEPALERLVRVMRRLNPDKQFSLVFDVPGSVLAMEQQDLEEVVGNLLENAARFAKHQVIVRVAAGTHPSSDPEIARRAWIELTVEDDGPGLEPEQISEAMKRGRRLDESRPGTGLGLSIVSEVVSEYHGRFSLSRSAIGGLKADLILPGLSKELA; via the coding sequence ATGCGAAGTAACTCACTCACCGCCCGCGTCCTTCTGCTCGCCTCACTTTGGTCGGTGCTGGCGCTGGTGGTGATTGCGGTGGTGATTTCCACGCTCTATCGTCAGGGCGTGGAGCGCAGCTTCACGGATCTTTTGCGCGCCCAGCTCTACAACGTGATCAACTCGATCACGATCTCAAACGAGAATACCCTTGCGGGCAGCCCGCAGCTCGGTGATCTCAGATTTTCACAGCCCGATACCGGCTGGTACTGGGTGGTGGAGCCGCTTGGCAATTTCCAGACCGCACCGCTGGTCTCGTCCTCGCTCGGCGTTGCCTCGCTGCCGGTGCCGGGGATTCTCGATGTACCCTTCGACAATCGCTACGAGCGTTTTTATGCCGTGACCGATGAAGCTGGCAATCGCGTGCAGGTCGCCGAAACGGAAGTGGTACTGGACGGTGAAGGGCGAGCTGCGCGTTTCCGCGTTTCCGGCAACCTCAACGTCGTCGAAGACGATGTTCGGGATTTTTCCAACAGCCTCTATCTGGCGCTCGCGGTTTTCGGTGTCGGCAGTCTTGTCGTCAATGGTCTTGCCATTCTCTATTCGTTGCGCCCGCTTGATCAGGCCCGTGTTGCACTTGGCAAGATTCGAGGCGGCGAAGCCGAAAGCCTCGAGGGCGAATTCCCACGGGAAATCCAGCCGCTGGCAAATGAGGTCAATGCGCTGATCGACAGCAACCGCCGTATCGTGGAGCGCGCCCGAATGCAGGTGGGTAATCTGGCGCACTCGCTGAAAACACCGATTGCCGTGTTGTTGAACGAAGCGCGGACGCTGGAACCGCAGCATGGTGATCTCGTACGGGCACAGGCAGATGCCATGCAGGCGCAGGTGCAGTCCTATCTGTCGCGTGCCCGTATCGCGGCCCAGCGCGGCTCGATACTGGCCCGTGCCGAGGCTGAACCGGCACTCGAGCGGCTGGTGCGCGTCATGCGCCGCCTGAACCCCGACAAGCAGTTCTCCCTGGTATTCGATGTGCCGGGCAGTGTTCTGGCGATGGAGCAGCAGGACCTCGAGGAAGTCGTCGGCAACCTCCTGGAAAATGCGGCCCGTTTCGCGAAGCATCAGGTGATCGTACGGGTCGCCGCAGGTACCCATCCGTCGTCAGACCCGGAGATTGCCCGCCGAGCCTGGATCGAACTGACGGTTGAGGATGACGGGCCGGGACTGGAGCCGGAACAGATCAGCGAAGCGATGAAGCGTGGCAGGCGCCTTGATGAAAGCCGACCGGGAACGGGTCTCGGTCTTTCCATCGTCAGCGAAGTGGTGTCGGAGTATCATGGCCGTTTCTCTTTGTCGCGCAGCGCGATTGGCGGTCTGAAGGCCGATCTGATTTTGCCTGGACTGTCGAAAGAACTTGCGTGA
- a CDS encoding cytochrome c-type biogenesis protein CcmH gives MRKLLVALLLSLLALPAFAFNPDEVLKDPVLEGRARNLTSQLRCMVCQNQSIDDSNAELARDLRVLVRERLTEGDSDQAVIDYVVSRYGEFVLLKPRLSLRTVLLWSAPILLILAGSFAVFVFSRRRAALPQGTMLTPEEEARIRDLTEK, from the coding sequence ATGCGAAAACTGCTTGTGGCGCTGCTGCTTTCACTCCTTGCCTTGCCGGCCTTTGCTTTCAATCCCGACGAGGTGTTGAAAGACCCGGTGCTGGAGGGGCGGGCGAGAAATCTGACGTCGCAGCTACGCTGCATGGTCTGCCAGAACCAGTCCATCGATGATTCCAACGCCGAACTGGCTCGCGATCTCAGAGTGTTGGTGCGCGAACGGTTGACGGAAGGTGACAGCGATCAGGCGGTGATCGATTACGTGGTGTCGCGCTACGGCGAGTTCGTGCTGCTGAAACCACGTCTCAGCCTGCGCACCGTTCTCCTTTGGAGCGCCCCCATTCTCCTCATTCTTGCCGGATCTTTTGCCGTTTTCGTGTTCTCCCGTCGCCGGGCTGCCTTGCCGCAAGGCACAATGTTGACGCCGGAAGAAGAAGCGAGAATCCGCGACCTTACTGAAAAATAA
- a CDS encoding response regulator transcription factor, with translation MRILVVEDDANLNRQLTDALKEAGYVVDQAFDGEEGHYLGDTEPYDAIVLDIGLPQMDGITVVEKWRAAGKAMPVLILTARDRWSDKVAGIDAGADDYVTKPFHVEEVLARVRALIRRAAGHASSELVCGPVRLDTKSSKATVNGTTLKLTSHEFRLLSYLMHHMGEVVSRTELVEHMYDQDFDRDSNTIEVFVGRLRKKLGVDLIETIRGLGYRMQAPADAK, from the coding sequence ATGCGCATTCTCGTTGTCGAGGACGATGCAAACCTCAATCGCCAGTTGACCGATGCTTTGAAAGAAGCCGGTTATGTTGTCGATCAGGCATTCGATGGCGAAGAAGGCCATTATCTCGGCGACACGGAGCCTTATGATGCCATCGTGCTCGATATCGGTCTGCCGCAGATGGATGGTATCACCGTTGTGGAGAAATGGCGCGCTGCCGGCAAGGCAATGCCTGTCCTGATCCTCACGGCGCGCGATCGCTGGAGCGACAAGGTGGCCGGCATTGATGCGGGTGCCGATGACTACGTGACGAAGCCGTTCCATGTGGAAGAGGTTCTGGCGCGTGTTCGTGCTCTCATTCGCCGTGCTGCCGGTCATGCGTCATCCGAACTGGTCTGTGGCCCTGTGCGGCTCGATACGAAGTCGTCCAAGGCAACAGTCAACGGAACGACGCTGAAACTGACATCGCACGAATTCCGACTGCTCTCCTATCTCATGCATCACATGGGTGAGGTCGTGTCTCGGACAGAACTGGTCGAACACATGTACGATCAGGATTTCGATCGCGATTCCAACACGATCGAGGTTTTCGTTGGCCGCCTGCGTAAAAAGCTCGGCGTCGACCTGATCGAGACGATCCGTGGCCTCGGTTATCGGATGCAAGCGCCCGCAGATGCGAAGTAA